A window of Sutcliffiella cohnii contains these coding sequences:
- a CDS encoding UPF0158 family protein, with translation MKNAISLRELVEEMDTQSEDDKSFINRETGKIIIIETSILRRIEEEEIEAETNVGGESLYIEALDIIENDEKYEVIPSQWDINEYEMMEDFISSMESPKVRDRLYGVIKGKGAFRRFKDMIIKLDVEQQWYLYKDQRLKEIAIKFCEMYDINYIDDMK, from the coding sequence ATGAAAAATGCAATAAGTCTAAGAGAACTAGTAGAGGAAATGGATACTCAATCAGAGGATGATAAATCTTTTATTAATAGAGAAACTGGTAAAATTATAATAATTGAAACTAGTATTTTGAGGAGGATAGAAGAGGAAGAAATAGAAGCTGAAACGAACGTAGGTGGGGAAAGCCTCTATATAGAAGCATTAGATATAATAGAAAACGATGAAAAATACGAAGTAATCCCTTCACAATGGGACATAAATGAATACGAGATGATGGAGGATTTTATTTCGAGTATGGAAAGTCCTAAAGTTCGTGATAGGCTCTACGGTGTCATAAAAGGCAAGGGCGCTTTTAGAAGATTTAAAGATATGATAATAAAATTAGACGTGGAGCAACAATGGTATCTATATAAAGACCAAAGGCTAAAGGAAATCGCGATCAAGTTTTGTGAGATGTACGATATTAACTATATAGACGATATGAAATAA
- a CDS encoding DEAD/DEAH box helicase, whose amino-acid sequence MNINLIDDLLDSFSPSTYDRGLGYYYNNNVYKLEFVGEINSWVASVAGSSNYHVTITTYGDFSCTCKAFEKYEECKHIAATLFEIEDLVEENHINQKEINASTNFNISENMISALSPLALFNENILNEENSTPLKIQFHLKLHPSRWSREYFSISIKVGEDRLYVVKDITEFLQSINDNEELSFTNFFTYDPSKHVFSNEDQPVMDLLCDIWKSEEFIRENNNHYVSTSNNKEIKIPPSFLQRLLILLQNCDFQFLNNGKKYTNTVLEEEKKPFYFPIKIVNDEVSLDIRPISIYDYLSEYKLIVIDNEFYPLNKETEQIVNQLFQLLNRHNNDFVPINKANLDKFFAHVVPSLKKIGEVVVEDSITNQLLQTPLEIKIFLDYEEDYLLFKCELHYGEHIFDPFEIKDNSIEVNGQKIVRDLEKERLLIEALNQSKLATDGEDIFISKDDHIYHFLFSTLPKYEQFATVYLTDRVKSIIYQPKIDFSFDVQFKENESLLDIEFELSGIEPNDVKHVMASIKEKKRYHRLSNGSFIQLNEGLSELEEIYEKLGDLGKISDNKLSVPSYRAMQVESLLTEKTVDQKTYNEAFQQLVQQLKNPESLTITVPHSLQAELRDYQLVGYKWLKTLSTFGFGGILADDMGLGKTLQSITYLLAERLENPDSQPALVVTPSSLVYNWKYELERFAPSLKIAVVSGTKAERKETFTSDKDIDVYITSYPLIRQDSNEWNAREFSILLLDEAQAIKNDTTKIAKTIKSLQAAKKFALSGTPIENSLNELWSIFDCILPGFFPTKKKFQSLDHEKIAMLTKPFILRRLKTDVLHELPEKIESVQLSELTKEQKQLYLAYLEKIRGETKDALSNEGFQKSRMKILAGLTRLRQICCHPSLFLENYEGDSSKLSQLMEMVQNSIENGQRILLFSQFSSMLQIIKTELDRNEIDSFYLDGSTPSKDRVEMANAFNNGERNVFLISLKAGGTGLNLTGADTVILYDLWWNPAVEEQAAARAHRMGQKKVVQVFRLITEGTIEEKIYKLQQKKKELVDAIIQPGEANFSSLSEKEILELLS is encoded by the coding sequence ATGAATATAAATCTTATCGATGATTTGTTAGATTCTTTTTCCCCTTCTACTTATGACCGTGGACTCGGGTATTATTATAACAATAATGTGTACAAACTTGAATTTGTAGGAGAAATAAACTCATGGGTGGCTAGTGTGGCTGGTAGCTCAAATTATCACGTTACCATCACAACTTATGGTGACTTTTCTTGCACTTGTAAAGCCTTTGAGAAATATGAAGAGTGCAAACATATTGCCGCTACTTTATTTGAAATTGAGGACTTAGTAGAAGAGAACCACATTAACCAAAAAGAAATAAACGCTTCAACTAATTTTAATATAAGTGAAAATATGATTTCTGCGTTATCACCACTTGCCCTATTTAATGAAAACATACTAAACGAGGAGAACAGTACTCCTTTAAAAATACAATTTCATTTAAAACTGCATCCTTCCCGATGGAGTCGTGAGTATTTCTCTATATCTATTAAAGTTGGGGAAGACCGGTTATATGTCGTAAAAGACATAACAGAATTTTTACAATCCATTAACGATAACGAAGAGCTTTCTTTCACAAATTTCTTTACGTATGATCCGAGTAAACATGTATTTTCTAACGAAGATCAGCCTGTAATGGATTTGTTATGTGATATATGGAAAAGCGAAGAATTTATTAGGGAAAATAATAACCACTATGTTTCTACTTCTAATAATAAAGAAATAAAAATACCACCTAGCTTTTTACAACGGTTATTAATCTTACTTCAAAATTGTGATTTCCAATTTCTAAATAACGGCAAAAAATATACGAACACCGTTTTGGAGGAAGAGAAAAAGCCTTTTTATTTTCCTATAAAAATAGTAAATGACGAAGTATCATTAGATATCCGTCCAATTTCTATATATGACTATCTTTCTGAATATAAGCTTATTGTAATAGATAACGAATTTTACCCATTAAATAAGGAAACGGAGCAAATTGTTAATCAGTTATTTCAATTGTTGAATCGTCATAATAATGATTTCGTTCCGATAAACAAAGCTAACTTGGATAAATTTTTTGCACACGTTGTACCAAGCTTAAAAAAAATTGGTGAAGTAGTTGTTGAGGACTCTATTACGAATCAATTATTACAAACCCCATTAGAAATTAAAATTTTTCTCGATTATGAAGAAGACTATTTATTGTTTAAGTGTGAATTACACTACGGAGAACACATTTTTGACCCGTTTGAAATAAAAGATAATTCTATTGAAGTGAATGGGCAAAAAATTGTTCGAGACTTGGAAAAAGAAAGGTTACTAATTGAAGCTTTAAATCAATCAAAGCTAGCTACAGATGGAGAGGACATTTTCATTTCTAAAGATGATCACATATACCATTTTCTTTTCTCCACACTACCTAAATATGAACAGTTTGCGACTGTGTATTTAACGGACAGAGTGAAATCAATCATTTATCAGCCAAAAATTGATTTCTCTTTTGATGTTCAATTTAAAGAGAATGAAAGTTTGCTAGATATTGAATTTGAGTTATCAGGAATTGAGCCAAATGATGTAAAACATGTGATGGCATCCATTAAAGAAAAGAAACGTTACCACCGTTTGTCTAATGGCTCTTTTATCCAATTAAATGAAGGTCTATCGGAACTAGAAGAAATATATGAGAAGTTAGGTGACCTTGGAAAAATATCCGATAACAAACTTTCGGTCCCATCCTACCGAGCAATGCAAGTGGAAAGCTTATTAACAGAAAAAACAGTGGATCAGAAAACGTACAATGAGGCTTTTCAACAACTTGTTCAACAATTGAAGAATCCAGAAAGCCTCACCATCACTGTTCCCCACTCTTTACAAGCGGAGTTAAGGGATTATCAGCTGGTTGGTTACAAATGGTTGAAAACATTAAGTACATTTGGATTTGGAGGCATTTTAGCTGATGATATGGGACTTGGTAAAACACTGCAAAGTATTACATACTTACTCGCAGAACGATTAGAAAACCCAGACAGTCAACCTGCATTAGTCGTTACACCTAGCTCATTAGTGTATAACTGGAAGTATGAATTAGAAAGATTTGCTCCGTCTTTAAAAATAGCAGTCGTCTCTGGCACAAAGGCAGAAAGAAAGGAAACATTCACTTCCGACAAAGATATCGACGTATATATTACAAGCTATCCTTTAATTAGACAAGATAGCAATGAATGGAATGCAAGAGAATTTTCCATTCTATTATTAGATGAAGCGCAAGCGATAAAAAACGATACGACGAAAATAGCTAAAACAATTAAATCGCTACAAGCTGCTAAGAAGTTTGCTTTAAGTGGAACACCTATTGAAAACTCATTGAACGAGCTATGGTCTATTTTTGACTGTATTTTACCTGGCTTTTTCCCAACAAAGAAAAAGTTCCAATCGTTAGATCACGAAAAAATTGCCATGTTGACAAAGCCATTTATTTTACGTCGATTAAAAACAGACGTATTACATGAGCTTCCAGAGAAAATAGAATCTGTTCAGCTTTCTGAGTTAACGAAGGAACAAAAACAGCTATACCTAGCTTATTTAGAAAAAATTCGTGGCGAAACGAAAGACGCCCTTTCTAATGAAGGATTTCAAAAAAGCAGGATGAAAATACTTGCTGGGTTAACAAGACTACGCCAAATTTGCTGTCACCCTTCATTATTTTTAGAAAACTATGAAGGAGACTCTAGTAAATTATCTCAGTTAATGGAGATGGTCCAGAATTCGATTGAAAACGGACAAAGAATTCTTTTATTCTCTCAATTTTCTAGTATGCTACAAATTATTAAGACTGAGCTAGATCGTAATGAAATAGACTCTTTCTACTTAGATGGATCAACTCCATCAAAGGATAGAGTGGAGATGGCGAATGCTTTTAATAACGGCGAACGAAATGTTTTTCTCATTTCTTTAAAAGCTGGCGGGACTGGATTAAATTTAACCGGTGCCGATACGGTGATATTATATGACCTGTGGTGGAATCCAGCAGTAGAAGAACAAGCTGCCGCTCGCGCCCATCGTATGGGTCAAAAGAAAGTAGTGCAAGTTTTCCGTCTAATTACAGAAGGAACGATCGAAGAAAAAATCTACAAGCTACAACAAAAGAAAAAAGAATTAGTTGATGCCATCATTCAACCAGGAGAGGCAAACTTCTCATCTTTATCAGAGAAAGAGATTTTAGAATTGTTAAGCTAA